The Clostridium sp. DL-VIII DNA window GATTAAATTATAGCTTTTCATAGCGTTATATAACCCATCATCAAAAATCTTACCTGTTACGTATGATGCTATCTCCTTTAATTCTTCCACTGAATTTCCCATGGCTATACCTACACCCACTGCTTTGAACATTGTTATGTCATTATAGCCATCTCCAAAAGCAAAGGTATCTTCTCTACTTATTCCTAAGAAGTTACTAATATACCTAATGCCATCTGACTTATCAAAATTTCTAAAAGATACATCAGCAGACATATGAGCTCCATGAGTATTAAATATTAAATCATCTTTAAAATAATCTTTGCATCTGTTAAGATGATATTCACTACTATAAAAAATATCTAGTGCATTTACTTGTATACTATCTGATTCCCATGTCCTCACTAAATATGATTCGCCTTTAAATTGAGAATTATACTTTTCCATTTCCTTTTCTTCCATTTTGTATGGATAGCCATTATATTGTCCAACAAAGCTGCACCTTATTCCAAGTTCATCAAACGCACTTTTAAGTTTTGTTATAATTTCTGCATCTACGGTCTTATTATAAATACAATTTCCATCATAGATTATATATGTTCCGTTTGTGCATATATATCCATCAAACATATCTTGACCAAAAATTTGATTAATAAATCTCATTGGCCTTCCACTACATATAAATGCTAAATTTCCATTGTCCCTAAATTTCTTCAAAGCTATCTTGGTGCTATCCGGAATTCTATGCACTTTTCCATCGAATCCATATAAAGTTCCATCTATATCAAAAAATGATACCTTTCCCACTATAAAATTCCTCCGCCCGTATAATATTGTACTTAATAAATACTACCATTTAATATTATAGCTTAATATGATATCTTGTCTAGCATTTTTACGTATTTTTTATCCATAATATTCTGTATTTTCCATCTAATTCTTATGTAATTTTCTTAAATCTTATTTCATTCCACATTTACTATCGCCAGTCAAATGTATACTTTATAATTCAAACTTCTTTCAAATTAAGTAAGGCAGTAACTAAATTCAATCTTAGTTACTGCCTTACATTTCTTTTTTACCATTTTATATTTTCTTTTTTCAATCTCTAGAAAAATATATTGACACCTATATAAATTGCTATTACTTTAACTCGATAACTGAATACTTATAACCTAAATTATCAATATCATAATAAAGTTTATATAGTATAATCTTATTTTCCCAACAATTCTTTAAATACCTTATTATGCTCTATATCTTTACTTAAGGCCTGAATCACTCTTATGACATTTTTTTCATTAATTTCCTTCTTAGAATTTATCGCAATTCCTATAACATAGGTCTTTATTATTCTATAGCTGTTGATCAATGTTTTTAAGCTGTCTGCCAGCTTCTCCCCCTTATTAAAAGGAATTAGATCCTTAAAAATCTGATTAACTAAATAATTTTCAAATATATAATCATATTTTTTTAAGCCTTCAAGATATTCTGGCATGCAGTTTAGATATTCAATTATATCATTATTACTTGAAATTCCGATTGTATATTCTTTCAAGCATTCTTTAAGTTTTATACTTCTTACATTATCAAAGAGTTTCTTGTCTGCAAGAGTATCATAAAATTCTTTTTCTTCTTTGAAAGGGAAACCTTTTGCTGCCTCCAAATTTATTAATTCATCATTATAGTCTGATAATAATTCTTCTAAAGCATCCAATTCCTGCGAATTTTTAAAAGCTTCAATATTTCTATAAAAGTCTTCAAGAATATTTAATCTCTCCTCTATGGAAAATTCTCTTGACTGAATTATGTTTATTGATATAACTCTGATATCCCAAAAATATTGAAGAAGGCTCTCACTCCCTTCAAAGGCCTCGCTATCAATAATTCTTCTTATTTCAATCCCCTCTTCATCAATATTTTCGTAAGTCTCAATAAACTCCATTTTGTCTTTCTTTAATAATGCTTCAAAGCATATTTCTTCACAAGAAGGCAAGCCACTTTTTTCGTAGACTCCATCTACAATATTAAAAACTCGCGGATAACTTTTACATGTAATACATAGATTTTCTTCACCAAATCCACCATGTATATCACATAACATATTAGTATTTAAGAATGGACATTTACTTTCATCTTTAAGTATCATAAATCCATGAGTAAAAACGTCATGTTCTTCTTTGTTTTCAGTAAATTTTCCATCTAAAAGCTTTTTAAAATCACCAATGCTCTTTGAATATTTTTCATAGGTATTCTCATCTATATTAATGTCCCAGCCTGCACAGCATGTATCAGTACACTTTGCATTTATGCATTTAAAATCAGCCATATACTTGGGCATAAAAATTTTAACTTTCATTATTTGCTCCAATCTTTCTTTAGTAACACATGTTTTATCTTTTATATTATATTTATTTATATTACTAATTGCAATTCACGTATTTTCTCTAAAATATCCCTAATCTTAAATCTTGCTATTTCAATAGAGCTTTCATCTATTAATATCTCTGGTTCACTGCTTATTACATAATAATAACATATTCCAAGTTTCCTTCTTATAATTATAATCATATTTTCATTACTTAATTTTGAGTAATTTTTTAATAAAGATGTGGTTATTTCATTAATTTCTTCTAAATTGAAAAATCCAAGATTTATAAGTCTTTCATATACAAATAATGCAAATAACTTACTTTCTTCATATAATTCATTTTTATTTTTAATAACTGATTCAAATCTCTCTAAAATACTAGCTGATACTATATTGTTTTTTAAAAGATATGATCTTTTTAATGTGACATTTCCAACCTTATATGAAAATTGATTTGCAAGATCATCCAGGGAAATGTCATCCTTGAGCTCTAATATCTTATTTATCCTTGCAATAATTTCATCCTTAGGAAAAAAGGTTTCTTGTCCTGTAGAAACACTCTTCTTTATAAACCATTCTTCAGGAATTAACTTTTTTCTTTTCCATCTATATAATTGTCCATAAGATATTTGTAGCTTTTCTAAAAGTTCTTTCTTTGATATTAATTCTTCAGACACGTTTTTTCACCTACTATACTGTTTTTATCTACGGTTAAAGTTCCTGTATATTCAACTTTATCAATTCTGCAATTAGCTAAAATTTTAACATCATGTCCACGCACAATCTTACATTGTGTATTATCTAATTCAATATAATCGCCTTCAATTACATTGGATATAACAATAGACTCTCTTAATGAAAACAAACTTTTCTTTTTAATTATAATTTTACTTCCACCAATCTCATTTATTGTACTAATGCCATTAGGATTTATATATATGTCCTCAGCGCTCAATAATCCATCTATCTCTAATTTTCCTCTGCTATTAAATACATTTCCCTCGCAATCTTTAGATACTTTTATTTCTCCTTTGATATCCATTTCTCCAAAAAATAAATTTTTATTAAATATTCCTTGACCTAAAACTTCAACTTTATTTGCCTTATAGTCTTCCAAAGCCTTTAATTGTCCTAAAATTTCAAGTTTATTATCTGTTGTTACGACTTGCTCGCATATTGCTTCTCCTAAGATTTTCACTTTGTTTGAAATTACTTTTCCTTTTAAGTTACAAGTCCCTATGACATTTAAATAATCGCAGTGAAATTCCTCTAAAGCCACTGCCTCACCTAAAATAGATACTTTTTCATATTCTCCATTGGTTATAGTACCTTTTCCTATAATCTTAATCGAATTTAAATTATTCATCTTCACACATCCTTAAATTATCTCATATAAAGTTACCGTACTGAATATTTTTCTTAATTATTAATAAATA harbors:
- a CDS encoding Cof-type HAD-IIB family hydrolase, whose translation is MGKVSFFDIDGTLYGFDGKVHRIPDSTKIALKKFRDNGNLAFICSGRPMRFINQIFGQDMFDGYICTNGTYIIYDGNCIYNKTVDAEIITKLKSAFDELGIRCSFVGQYNGYPYKMEEKEMEKYNSQFKGESYLVRTWESDSIQVNALDIFYSSEYHLNRCKDYFKDDLIFNTHGAHMSADVSFRNFDKSDGIRYISNFLGISREDTFAFGDGYNDITMFKAVGVGIAMGNSVEELKEIASYVTGKIFDDGLYNAMKSYNLI
- the fliB gene encoding flagellin lysine-N-methylase; translation: MKVKIFMPKYMADFKCINAKCTDTCCAGWDINIDENTYEKYSKSIGDFKKLLDGKFTENKEEHDVFTHGFMILKDESKCPFLNTNMLCDIHGGFGEENLCITCKSYPRVFNIVDGVYEKSGLPSCEEICFEALLKKDKMEFIETYENIDEEGIEIRRIIDSEAFEGSESLLQYFWDIRVISINIIQSREFSIEERLNILEDFYRNIEAFKNSQELDALEELLSDYNDELINLEAAKGFPFKEEKEFYDTLADKKLFDNVRSIKLKECLKEYTIGISSNNDIIEYLNCMPEYLEGLKKYDYIFENYLVNQIFKDLIPFNKGEKLADSLKTLINSYRIIKTYVIGIAINSKKEINEKNVIRVIQALSKDIEHNKVFKELLGK
- a CDS encoding YhbD family protein produces the protein MSEELISKKELLEKLQISYGQLYRWKRKKLIPEEWFIKKSVSTGQETFFPKDEIIARINKILELKDDISLDDLANQFSYKVGNVTLKRSYLLKNNIVSASILERFESVIKNKNELYEESKLFALFVYERLINLGFFNLEEINEITTSLLKNYSKLSNENMIIIIRRKLGICYYYVISSEPEILIDESSIEIARFKIRDILEKIRELQLVI